From a single Solanum dulcamara chromosome 4, daSolDulc1.2, whole genome shotgun sequence genomic region:
- the LOC129884467 gene encoding protein SHI RELATED SEQUENCE 1 — MMRSELEEGISSSSSSRCQDCGNQAKKDCTYMRCRTCCKSRGFQCETHVKSTWVPVSTRRPRHQLHHHTTIQQQQQQLQNGPNPKRYRPNEVIGDDQEGGDFPGEVSFPAVFRCIRVSSIDNVVDQYAYQTSVKIAGHVFKGILYDQGPDHESPRCNNYMVGESSSSGFHLQQPPNLPPTTTTTFPPPPSSTYPNLFSAFSMPGTQFFQYPKSS, encoded by the exons ATGATGAGGAGCGAATTAGAAGAAggaatatcatcatcatcatcaagtaGGTGCCAAGATTGTGGAAATCAAGCAAAAAAAGATTGTACATATATGAGGTGCAGAACTTGCTGCAAGAGTCGAGGGTTTCAATGTGAAACGCATGTTAAGAGTACTTGGGTCCCTGTCTCCACAAGGCGTCCAAGGCACCAGCTTCATCATCACACTACTATtcaacaacagcaacagcagcTTCAAAATGGGCCAAACCCTAAAAGATACAGACCAAATGAAG TGATAGGTGATGATCAGGAAGGAGGTGACTTTCCTGGGGAAGTGAGTTTTCCAGCAGTATTTCGATGTATTCGGGTAAGTTCCATAGACAATGTGGTGGATCAATATGCATATCAAACATCAGTGAAGATAGCAGGACATGTTTTTAAAGGGATATTATATGATCAAGGACCTGATCATGAGAGTCCTCGTTGCAACAATTATATGGTTGGAGAAAGTTCGTCAAGTGGCTTTCACCTTCAGCAACCTCCTAATTTACCACCTACTACTACTACAACTTTTCCACCACCACCATCTTCGACTTATCCCAATCTATTTAGTGCTTTTAGTATGCCTGGTACGCAATTTTTTCAATACCCAAAATCATCTTGA